Part of the Woronichinia naegeliana WA131 genome, AACAAACCCAGTCGTCTGGACGCTAAAGCAGCCGTCACCTACTCTCGATCAAGCCAGTACTGAGGCCTACGCTTATGATGTGCGACTGCCAAAATACGAATTTGATCATTTTCTAAGGTGCGATACAACAGGGAATAGGAGAATTTGGGCAAAGTTAGACGACGCACTGAACCTCGAACTTTGGAACCTGCTTCAGGGGGGGTGCGACCTTTAGTTGATAAAAGCTGTTGTAATCAGGGTTCTACAGGGAACCCATATTGATCAAGTTTTGCCCAAAATTGACTCCATCGTTCCTTGGTCAATACCAAAGCTCGTAGGCTCAAAATAATTCCTGCTCCTTTTTCCTTCCATCGCATCCCTGAACAACATAATCGTTGTTTGACCAACGTCTTACAAGCTGCTTCCGTAACACCTGAACCAATCGGATACTTTTTCTCTAAGTATTCAGCATAATCCATTTGATGCTGATGATTCTCGTAATAAGTAATCGCCGCTTGTAGTTTCTCGGTAAGATTCTTAGAATGACTTTTTTCTTCTTTGACTTCTTTCATCAGATTTAGCAGTTCTCCTGCTTTTCCTTTTTCATGCTTGAGTTCTCGACAATTTTTAGTCAACCATTCTTTTTGTTTTGACACGGTATTAGGATGCAACGCTTCTGCCAACGCTCCTAAGTAACCAGAGGCATGATAGAAATCTAATATCTGTTCTTCCGTTTGCTTTTCTAAAAACTTCCAATTTGATTCTGCACCATCTGCTCTTACTTTTCCTGAAGTTAAACCTGATAACAATGATGCAGAGAGGGCCTTGCGTCCTGTTGTTATTCATCGTAAGGTTAGTGGCGGTGCTAGAAGTCATTGGGGCGGACAACTTGTTGCCATGATGTTTAGTTTTCTTGAAACCATGAGACTTCAAGGTAAAAGTGCGGTCGAACAGTTATCTCTTATTTTATCTTCCTCTGGTCTTTCTCCTCCTTCCATTGATGACTTGCTGCCTCTCTAGTATTTTTGGGGCTTAATGAGAACTAAGCCCCACTTATTGCTGTGACTAATTACCTTTCAGATTATACATTGATATTTGTTAATTCTCTTACTTTGAACGATAGATGGTCAGAATTTAACAACATTCAAGTCTGGTATAAATGGGCGATCGCCTGGCTTGGATCAGGTTGTTTGACGAGGGATTCTCCCACTAAGATCGCTCCCACACCGGCGGCTTGAACCTGTTGTAAGTCCTTTCCTGTATGCAAGCCAGACTCACTGACAACCAAAATTTCTCTTTCCCGTAGGCGATCGCCTCTAGCGGCCATTAAAGTATTGGTATTTTGCAGATCAACGGTGAAATTTTCCAAATTGCGATTATTAATTCCGATCAAACTTACTCCCTCTAACGTTAAAACTCGATCTAACTCAGCTAAGGTATGTACTTCAATGAGAGCCGTCATTCCTAACGCATTAATAATTTTGAGAAAATACTGTAAATCCTTATCGGGCAAAATGGCTGCAATGAGTAAAACTGCATCGGCTCCCTTACTACGAGCTAAGTAAATTTGATAGGGATAAATGACAAATTCTTTACAAAGTAAAGGTAAATCGACTGCCTGTCGAACCAAGGCTAGGTTTTCAAAACTACCTTGAAAAAACATTTCGTCTGTTAAGACCGATAAACAGT contains:
- the trpC gene encoding indole-3-glycerol phosphate synthase TrpC, with translation MQIRRRPPNPTVKVEFLRYQIQHPEAEPRHILEKIVWQKEIEVEQRREKVPLLELQKAVKDLPRPKDFLEALKKSVRQPALIAEVKKASPSKGVIRADFDPVEIAKAYAHGGANCLSVLTDEMFFQGSFENLALVRQAVDLPLLCKEFVIYPYQIYLARSKGADAVLLIAAILPDKDLQYFLKIINALGMTALIEVHTLAELDRVLTLEGVSLIGINNRNLENFTVDLQNTNTLMAARGDRLREREILVVSESGLHTGKDLQQVQAAGVGAILVGESLVKQPDPSQAIAHLYQT